From a single Micromonospora carbonacea genomic region:
- a CDS encoding 3-deoxy-7-phosphoheptulonate synthase produces MTSPDSHRVIDQRIDRVVPLTTPALLHHHLPLDATLTEAVLDGRRAVARVLDRADDRLLVVVGPCSVHDPAAALEYAARLRTVADRLADDLLIVMRVYFEKPRSTVGWKGLINDPALDGSGDVNTGLRTARALLLDVLRLGLPVGCEFLDPITPQYIADTVAWGAIGARTVESQVHRQLASGLSMAIGMKNRPDGSIGTAVDAIRAAGVPHVFPGIDVSGTPAIMHTRGNADGHLVLRGGNDGPNYDAASVAAALAKLRAAGLPERVVVDASHANSGKDHRRQPLVAADVAAQLAAGQRGIVGVMLESFLLPGRQDLDPTRELEYGRSITDACLGWDDTEEVLDDLAAAVRTRRGTPADTTATPTSTPA; encoded by the coding sequence GTGACGTCCCCGGACAGCCATCGCGTGATCGACCAGCGGATCGACCGCGTCGTGCCGTTGACCACCCCGGCCCTGCTCCACCACCACCTGCCCCTGGACGCGACGCTCACCGAGGCCGTGCTCGACGGCCGGCGCGCGGTCGCCCGGGTGCTGGACCGCGCCGACGACCGGCTGCTGGTCGTGGTCGGCCCGTGCTCGGTGCACGACCCGGCCGCCGCCCTGGAGTACGCGGCCCGGCTGCGCACCGTCGCCGACCGGCTCGCCGACGACCTGCTGATCGTGATGCGGGTCTACTTCGAGAAGCCGCGTTCCACGGTGGGCTGGAAGGGCCTGATCAACGACCCGGCGCTGGACGGCTCCGGCGACGTGAACACGGGCCTGCGCACCGCCCGCGCGCTGCTGCTGGACGTGCTGCGGCTGGGCCTGCCGGTGGGCTGCGAGTTCCTCGACCCGATCACCCCGCAGTACATCGCCGACACCGTCGCCTGGGGCGCGATCGGCGCGCGCACCGTGGAGAGCCAGGTGCACCGGCAGCTCGCCTCCGGGCTGTCGATGGCGATCGGCATGAAGAACCGCCCCGACGGCAGCATCGGCACGGCCGTGGACGCGATCCGGGCGGCCGGCGTCCCGCACGTCTTCCCCGGCATCGACGTCTCCGGCACCCCGGCGATCATGCACACCCGGGGCAACGCCGACGGCCACCTGGTGCTGCGGGGCGGCAACGACGGCCCGAACTACGACGCCGCCTCCGTCGCCGCGGCGCTGGCGAAGCTGCGGGCCGCCGGCCTGCCGGAGCGGGTCGTGGTCGACGCGAGCCACGCCAACAGCGGCAAGGACCACCGCCGCCAGCCGCTGGTCGCCGCCGACGTCGCGGCCCAGCTCGCCGCCGGCCAGCGCGGCATCGTCGGCGTCATGCTGGAGAGCTTCCTGCTGCCCGGCCGGCAGGACCTGGACCCGACGCGGGAGCTGGAGTACGGCCGCTCGATCACCGACGCCTGCCTGGGCTGGGACGACACCGAGGAGGTGCTCGACGACCTGGCCGCCGCCGTCCGCACCCGCCGCGGCACCCCGGCCGACACCACCGCCACCCCCACCTCCACCCCCGCCTGA
- a CDS encoding M16 family metallopeptidase, translated as MPDSGFPWPIETTRLDNGLRVVVSEDRTAPAVAVNLWYDVGSRHEPDGQTGFAHLFEHLMFEGSVNVAKTEHMKLVQGAGGSLNATTNPDRTNYFETVPAEHLELALWLEADRMGGLVPALTQETLDNQRDVVKNERRQRYDNVPYGDAWLRLLPLLYPPGHPYHHATIGSMADLNAADLATFQAFHRTYYAPNNAVLTVVGDAAATEVFALADKYFGAIPARESIPAAPDGRHVPRTGAPVAETVTAAVPAPRVFVAHRTHPFGTPGYDVLTVLATVLGSGRGSRLYQRLADGERLAQPDLVGAYGVDLRHAPAPLIVTATARDGVTGERLAAGVAEVVDELATVPVTAAELDRAKALLSTAWWRQMSTVDGRADTLGRYATQFGDPAKAAERLPAWLAVTAEQIAELAAEALRADDRVTLTYLPEETA; from the coding sequence ATGCCCGACAGCGGTTTCCCCTGGCCGATCGAAACGACCCGACTGGACAACGGCCTGCGTGTGGTGGTGAGCGAGGACCGCACCGCGCCGGCGGTCGCGGTGAACCTCTGGTACGACGTGGGCTCCCGGCACGAGCCCGACGGGCAGACCGGGTTCGCCCACCTCTTCGAGCACCTCATGTTCGAGGGCTCGGTGAACGTGGCGAAGACCGAACACATGAAGCTCGTCCAGGGCGCCGGCGGCTCGCTGAACGCCACCACCAACCCGGACCGGACGAACTACTTCGAGACCGTCCCCGCCGAGCACCTGGAGCTGGCGCTCTGGCTGGAGGCCGACCGGATGGGCGGCCTGGTGCCGGCGCTGACCCAGGAGACGCTGGACAACCAGCGGGACGTGGTCAAGAACGAGCGTCGCCAGCGCTACGACAACGTCCCCTACGGCGACGCGTGGCTGCGGCTGCTGCCGCTGCTCTATCCGCCCGGGCACCCCTACCACCACGCGACGATCGGCTCGATGGCCGACCTGAACGCCGCCGACCTGGCCACCTTCCAGGCGTTCCACCGCACCTACTACGCGCCGAACAACGCCGTGCTGACCGTCGTCGGCGACGCCGCCGCGACCGAGGTGTTCGCGCTGGCCGACAAGTACTTCGGGGCGATCCCGGCCCGGGAGTCGATCCCGGCCGCGCCGGACGGCCGGCACGTGCCCCGCACCGGCGCGCCGGTCGCCGAGACCGTCACCGCCGCCGTGCCCGCCCCCCGCGTGTTCGTCGCGCACCGCACCCACCCGTTCGGCACCCCCGGCTACGACGTGCTGACCGTCCTGGCCACCGTGCTGGGCAGCGGCCGGGGCAGCCGCCTCTACCAGCGCCTCGCCGACGGCGAGCGGCTCGCCCAGCCCGACCTGGTCGGCGCGTACGGGGTGGACCTGCGGCACGCGCCGGCCCCGCTGATCGTCACCGCCACCGCCCGGGACGGGGTGACCGGCGAGCGGCTGGCCGCCGGGGTGGCCGAGGTCGTCGACGAGCTGGCCACGGTGCCGGTCACCGCCGCCGAGCTGGACCGGGCCAAGGCGCTGCTCAGCACCGCGTGGTGGCGGCAGATGTCCACCGTCGACGGCCGCGCCGACACCCTCGGCCGGTACGCCACCCAGTTCGGCGACCCGGCGAAGGCGGCGGAGCGGCTGCCCGCCTGGCTCGCGGTCACCGCCGAGCAGATCGCCGAACTCGCCGCCGAGGCGCTGCGCGCCGACGACCGGGTCACCCTGACCTACCTGCCCGAGGAGACCGCATGA
- a CDS encoding M16 family metallopeptidase — MSLIADRPGPGLARPYRFPQVVRRGTAGGRVVAAHLPGQNLAVALLLLDAGAGREPVGREGLGAVLAKALEEGTAQRDATAYALAIEALGTELVTGLDWDSFQVSVQVPVERLSAAVALLAEAVRTPKLDPDDVRRVRDDEATALRMDWANPGPRAEAALRADLFGAQNRWGRPMYGDPESVAALDPEDVTVFHSEWFLRPGTLVVAGDLDRLDLDALGAAAFAGTGGGPPPVEGPIDVPLRAGRRIILVDRPGSVQSTLRLGHAAPHRAHPDHVPTSLAGTVLGGAFTSRLNHLIREVRGYTYGIRGDFASSRRFGRFAVSSGVQTSVTAPALVEAVGEITRTRAGGVTEDELAVARSWRAGQLSVELQSPRAIASALTTLVVHDLPDDYHARLRESLLAADVADVSAAAATHLHPEALTLVVEGDAALIRDELAATGLGEIVDARP; from the coding sequence ATGAGCCTGATCGCCGACCGTCCCGGGCCGGGGCTGGCCCGGCCCTACCGGTTCCCGCAGGTGGTGCGCCGCGGCACCGCCGGCGGCCGGGTCGTCGCCGCGCACCTGCCCGGGCAGAACCTGGCCGTGGCGCTGCTGCTGCTCGACGCCGGGGCGGGCCGCGAGCCGGTCGGCCGGGAGGGGCTCGGCGCGGTGCTGGCCAAGGCCCTGGAGGAGGGCACCGCGCAGCGGGACGCCACCGCGTACGCGCTGGCCATCGAGGCGCTCGGCACCGAGCTGGTGACCGGGCTCGACTGGGACTCGTTCCAGGTCAGCGTCCAGGTGCCGGTGGAGCGGCTGAGCGCCGCCGTCGCGCTGCTCGCCGAGGCCGTCCGCACGCCGAAGCTGGACCCGGACGACGTGCGGCGGGTGCGCGACGACGAGGCGACCGCCCTGCGGATGGACTGGGCCAACCCCGGCCCCCGGGCCGAGGCGGCGCTGCGGGCCGACCTGTTCGGCGCGCAGAACCGCTGGGGCCGACCCATGTACGGCGACCCGGAGTCGGTGGCGGCCCTGGACCCGGAGGACGTCACCGTCTTCCACTCCGAGTGGTTCCTGCGCCCCGGCACCCTGGTCGTCGCCGGTGACCTGGACCGGCTCGACCTGGACGCGCTGGGCGCGGCGGCGTTCGCCGGCACCGGCGGCGGCCCGCCCCCGGTCGAGGGCCCGATCGACGTGCCGCTGCGCGCCGGCCGGCGGATCATCCTGGTCGACCGCCCCGGGTCGGTGCAGTCCACGCTGCGGCTGGGCCACGCCGCCCCACACCGGGCGCACCCCGACCACGTGCCGACGAGCCTGGCCGGCACGGTGCTCGGCGGCGCGTTCACCTCCCGGCTCAACCACCTGATCCGCGAGGTGCGCGGCTACACCTACGGCATCCGGGGCGACTTCGCCTCGTCCCGCCGGTTCGGCCGGTTCGCGGTCAGCTCCGGGGTGCAGACGTCGGTGACCGCGCCGGCCCTCGTCGAGGCGGTCGGGGAGATCACCCGGACCCGGGCCGGCGGGGTGACCGAGGACGAGCTGGCGGTGGCCCGGTCGTGGCGGGCCGGGCAGCTCTCGGTCGAGTTGCAGAGCCCCCGGGCGATCGCGTCGGCGCTGACCACTCTGGTCGTGCACGACCTGCCGGACGACTACCACGCCCGGCTGCGCGAGTCGCTGCTCGCCGCCGACGTGGCCGACGTGTCGGCCGCCGCCGCGACCCACCTGCACCCGGAGGCGCTGACCCTGGTGGTCGAGGGCGACGCCGCGCTCATCCGCGACGAGCTGGCGGCCACCGGCCTCGGGGAGATCGTCGACGCCCGTCCCTGA